Within Coregonus clupeaformis isolate EN_2021a chromosome 20, ASM2061545v1, whole genome shotgun sequence, the genomic segment gtgtgtgtgtgcacgcttgtgtttgtgtgtatctcagtatgtgtgtgtgtgtgtgtgtgtgagctgccgGTGAGAGGCTAGCTAGAGGGAGGAGCTGCAGGCAATAACCCTGCTTTGTCACTGGGCTCCTGGGAAAGAGGAAGCGCTGGCTGTGCTGTGGGATTGGAGCCGTCGCTGTGCCCAGCATGGCATGGCCACTGTGCTGCTCTCTCACACAGCACAAGCAGGGGTAGCATGCCAGCTTCACCCTCGCCATCTCCTGGCTGCTTAGTGCAACAACCGTTACACGTTAACACCATTTATTATTGGCAGTTACAGTATGCATTTgtcgttacatttacattttagtcatctggcagacgctcttatccagagcgacttacagttagtagtcTTGGCAATAGTGATACCTGGCAATTTAGATGTAAGGAGCAGACAACTTTATTCTAGGGCAGGCTAAATGTAGGTATATATCAtggttcaagtgtgtgtgtgtgtgtgtgttattgaaaTGGTGCCTAATGTGAACTGTTTGACCCATTAGGTGTATGCCTCTACCTCTGGGGATGAGTATGCCCGTGACAACGGAGGATATCCTGGCACCAAACCTGGCTCTGTCTACCCAGGCTCTTTCTACATGCAAGGTAACTACTTGCAAGGTAACCATTTAAGCACTTTCATAAACTGTCATTTGAGTGAGTACACTGTCTAACTTCTCTTTGTTATTTTAACTTTATGTTTAAGgtaccgtaaaacttcaattaaacgcTGAGTCTCAAATAGCCGCAAGTCccttttttaataataataataataatatgccgtttagcagacgcttttatccaaagcgacttccaGTCATTAGTAGCCAGGCAACGGCACACATTTCTGCACATAAACAACTGTTTTGGGGATAATCGAATTGTTTACGAGGTTTAATGTTTGACttgttacattaaataattcagtaatgactcGAAAAAAGGATGGCAATCATCCGTTTTTATTGGCAGTAAGACgctgctagccattggctgcaaacagctgagaactgctagctaactggcaagcacaaaaacGGTCAAAACTTTGCGAGTACAAAACCCTAGAAATTGTCCGATCGCCCTTTTGTGACAAAAGTAAGAACTGACAAATGCACAGTTAAAGAGAATAATTATTGTCAAGTAAAAGTTTTTTGTATAGAGGCATGCTAAGACAAAAGAAATGTGACACAGTGTGAAGGTAACACATTAGTGCAGGAAATgaagaaattgattaaaatgctggaagcaaacaattaactatgcaaatTAGCATAAActgtgtgcattaaggaaatagaaGCCTGGCTTAAATAGAAGCCTTCTCTAATAAGCGCCTATTGTGTTCAGTGATTTTTAAGCAAATAAACGCCCAGGCTATTAATTTAAGTTTTACAATATATGAAAGTATGTTTTGAGTTAAAATGCACTGGAAGTAGTCATGTTTCAGAGTAATAAGTCCATTGCCTAACCCTTGTTGTTGTTGACAGAgggcctccatccctcctctgacCCCTGGGCCTCCTCAGGACCTCTGGGTCAGTCTGGCTACTCTGCCATGCTGGAGAACTCCCCCCACATTGGCCAGCCAGGCTCCTTCTCTGCCATCAACCCACAGGACAGGATGGTGAGGACAGCCCCTCAATATGTAATATTTCATATCATTTATATTCAAATTACTCATTGTTTTCCTTTTGAAGTAACTGTTGTATTAAATTGGTACATGTAACAAGATGTTTTTTAAATTCTGTATTCTGTTTATGCCATTTCTCCTCTATGAGGAATCCAACTTCCATGCAAGTGGCTCTAACCCAAGCTGTTCTGTCCTCCCTCCAGAAGCGTCAACCCCTACCTCTGTCCCCACAGAACTACCCTCTCCATGGCAGTGAGGTGAACGGCAGCCTCCCGCCCGGCTTCCACTCTGGGAGCTACAACCACACACCCTCCATTAACGGAGCAGACGGCATCATGGGTACAACTAACGCTCACATGACAACCGTTCACTTCTTTTAACCAATTACCTAGTCTTTCTCATGTGAAACATGTTGCGCTGCCCTTTGGTTTAACAGTGTCTTTAAAGCGGTCTCACTAGCTTATTGGAGACCTTTTTGTAGTAGTTGCTGCCTTGTAATAATGTGAGATCAATAAGCCATCTTTTTTCCATAGCCAACAGAGGCGCCACTGCAGGGAGCTCAGGGGATGAGATTGGGAAGGCTCTTGCATCGGTGAGTAATCCTCTCCCAAACATCCTACAGGCTTTTTGAGTGTACTGTGTTCTTTGTGTGTGCTGTTGTTCAGTGGCTGAAGGTACTCTTTCCTGAGTGTTTTAGATCTACCCTTCGGACCACAACAGTAACAACTTCTCCTCCACACCCTCCACCCCAGTGAGCTCTCCCCAGGGAATTGCAGGTATTCATACTGGATTGTTATATCTGCTGCATTTGGTAGCTTGTATTAGTTAAGAGTTTTAAGGGCAGACAATTGGATGAAAATGTGATTAAAATCTATAACGGAAATGTTAAGGAAATTATCTCCTATTAGCACATGGGCTGGACTGAACCTCTGGAGCTCCATCTACTGTTAGAAATCAGAGCTGTCAATTTTGTCGGTCACGCTTTTCCATGTAAATGTGGCATCTTATCTATTCTCTCTCTGCAGGAGCTGCATCTCAATGGCCAAGACCTTCAGGACAGTCTGCCCTTTCACCCAACTACGACGGGCAACTGCATGCCCTGGTACGCCCTCTTCACTCTTTTTACTCCAAATCATTtttaaaaaaaacgtatttaATGTGATCGTATTATAATCAACGTAGTGACTGAGATTTTCCCTGTGCCTTCTTACAGCAGAACAAAATGGAGGACCGTCTGGAGGAGGCCATCCACGTGCTGCGTAGCCACGCTGTCCAGGGCCCGCCCGGCCTGGGGGGAGGAGCCCACTCTGACATGCACAGCCTGCTGAGCGCTGTGTCGTCTGCACACAACGGTGGCCTGGGAGGCCTCTCTCAGGCCTTCTCCAACGCTGGCCTGGCCCTCAGTAACAGACACCCTGCCATGGTGAGCACGCCCTCTAAACTCTGGTTCCAACACTAGCCCCCTGTTGTCTTACCTCACTGAgattgtgatgatgatgattttaTTGAACTTTCCTAACAGATTCAATAAATCTTTTGTTGTGTTTTATCTCATGCTTTGTTCCCATTCTCCAGGGAGGGAACCATCACGAGGAGCCCACAGGTCTTCCTCCCAGCAGTACCCTGCTGCACGGTCACCACGCCTCCGGACCCCCTCAGTCCTCTGGACAACCCGAGGGCTTCACCAGTGAGTCACACACGCCTCTCACACGCACTCTCATTCGCTACCCTCATCCCCCACATGAGCTGTGAGCTTTACTCCTTTTCCCTGATGTAATGTGTTAACCATGGCAAACAGATGAGATAATGGGCTACTTAATTGTTCTCTAAATCGGAAATACTGAAGGTGAGTTTCTGTTCTGCTCCACAGGTCTGCCAGGAAGCGTGGCCCGCTCCACACACTCGTCCAGCGGCTCGGACATcaagagagaggacaaggaggaCGACGAGAACTCCTCCATCGCTGACAAGTCTGAGGACGAGAAGAAGGAAACCAAACGCATCAGAGCAAGGTAGGTGATCACCAACGATCTCACCCTGACTATTGATACTGGCAACTGTGATACAGAATGCATGCCTGTGtatagggatgggcacggttattcaaatATCCGAACGAGCGTTTGTATTCTATTTACTTTTTTGAGAAAACAAATAATATAGGCCTATTTTAATGAAAAGGTTTTGTCTAAAAGAATCTATGTGACATTGCTACATACAAGAATAGAAATGTTAATAAAACACCAGTTTTTGTGAGTGCACCCCTTAAAAAATATGTACCGTAGCCTACACTTTTCACGCATATAACTTATTGTCAGTCAATCAAAGCAGCACTACTGTCAGAGGCTCTATGTGTAACAAGTGAAGTGGGAGATTTTTAATCAATGCAAAATGGAATAACAATTACGGGATTAAATTGGCTAAATGACaaggagtaggctacaatgaTCAACCATTAGGTAGGCTGTTGTTTAATATGAATGGAGTTCTTGTAGACAAGGACGCGGGGAGCGCAGCGAAATAGCCTCAATTAGCAttgctagctggctaactaactTAGTGgctagtgtagctagctagcttctttacatcgatttgatgcagtcaagaaaGACACTAACAGATGAGATGATAGACAAATTTGTTTAATATTGTTCGAAtagtgaaatcatttcaaatgcccatccaACCTGTGTATTCCCTTAAACTGTTGATTAGCATACTGATTAGCTTACTGTAGACTATTTTATCCCACATAGGTGGACATTTTGTTAAATTCTGTTATCCAAACAAATACGAAGAAGAATGCATGACATTAGCCCCCATTTTATATGCTCAATTACCACTGTTAGGTAGCTGTGTTAGTTGAGTTCGTCACTTCATTTCCAGCTAGTTGTGTAATGCCCTCCCCTCATGTCCCATTGTTTTCAGAAAGGAGGCGTTGACCCTCCAGatcttctctggtctctcaggCCTGTCAGACCCGGGAGATGAGTAAGTCTCTCCACCCATAGACCATAATGCTTTGTGCGCTGAAGGCACACAATTGGGGAGCCAAGATTATATATCGATGTCCACCGTTCTGCAAAGCTGACCACATACATTTTAATTTGGTTCGATGGTATAGACATAGTAGTTTACAAACAGTGACATTGAATAGCATAATGGTAAAAGTTAACATTTCCAACCCATGTGGGATAAAAGTCAATATTGTTTAGTCTTTTTACCAAATGGAATAGTCCTTTATTATGCATTTCACTGAAATTGGTAACTTATTTTCCTAGTCTTGAGtgaaataatgttttttattCAGATCAATTGTATGCCTATTAACATGTTTAATAATATATCTGGAGCTTCCTTTTAATACATTTACTTTCAGAACTACATAACTTCCTGGTGCTACCCAGGATTCTTTTAGAATGACAGCTAAATGCTTAGGCATCTATGCTTTGCATGTTTTGCTGAGGTGCAGCTGGCACATGCGGCCCAACTCTTTGAAAGTCTAGTTGCTTGGTTTGTGAGTGTCGCCCTCCCGTGGCTTCATTCCTCTCCGTGTCTTCCGCCTTCTAGTCCAGAGGATGAGGATGACGAGGACCTTCCTCCTGAGGTAAAGGTAGAGCGTGAGAAAGAGCGGCGAGTGGCCAACAACGCCCGTGAGCGGCTGCGAGTGCGAGACATCAACGAGGCTTTCAAGGAGCTGGGCCGCATGTGCCAGCTGCACCTCAGCAACGACAAACCTCAGACCAAACTGCTCATCCTGCATCAAGCCGTCAACGTCATTCTCAACCTGGAGCAGCAAGTCCGAGGTAACACAGCGCTATTGTGGCCATATTTCTTTGTTATTGTTTTACGTGTTGACCTCTGTATTACTttgtctcctgtgtgtattctttcCTCAGTAGCCACCAAGGACCGAACAGAATATTTCATCCAGCTGTTTTTCAGACcggaaaaatatgttttatgtatatttttaaaggattaAATAGGTTTGGAGCACAATGGAAAGTTTGATAACTAACTTGTATGCAAATGtaaactcatcttgtctcctaTCCCCTCGTCAGAACGCAACCTGAACCCTAAAGCAGCGTGTCTGAAGCGGCGGGAGGAGGAGAAGGTGTCTGGGGTAGTGGGGGACTCCCCCATGCAGCTCTCAGGAGGCCACCCCGGCATGGGGGGAGACGGCCATAACCCAGTCAGTCATATGTAATACCAGGTAGGTACCTCTTCATTAGTCAATAATTGTAGTACTTTCGAGTTGATCACTTCACTAAAATTCAAGTTTGGAAGACTTAACAGCTGTTGTATTTTCCTTTGCAGATCTGGTGGAATTCCCTTGGCTCTCGGAAGATGTGGCCTTAATCTCTTCTTCCACCCATtcttctcagtgtgtgtgtgtgtgtgtgtgtacgtatacTGATGTGTCTGTGTATTGTCAAATTCAGTTTCAAGACGCACATTCACACACCCTTATCCACACATGCATACTGCCAAAACTGACACAGCCAATTTGCCGCACTCATGACCATGAATACCAGCGCAAATGTGAAgaactgtatttttttttttttatacatatatttttttgcttCCATTACATGATGGAACACCAGAGTAATAGTGTCCTGCCACGAATGGGACTTAACACACTGCCGAGATTTGCTCTGTGGAAGACAGAAGCCTAACAAATGACAAATTTAATCAAGGATTTGTGCCTAATTGTTACATGTTTTATATGAGACGTTTAAGCAAACTGCTTACATTTGCGGAACATTTTGTTTAGGGGTTGCTTATATGTATGAGCAAAAAAATTGTACGTGTAGTTTTGTCATTCCTAACTTAATGGTACAGTCTTACATATGTTATGTAACCAAACCCATGCAATAGAGAGGGAACGTGACCTGCATCGGGGGGCAGAGTTGCAGTCCCCACCCCAGCTCTGTGGGCCCTGGGCCCAGCATGAGATGAGGCATggaaagggagaagggagaggaaccTCAGCTGCCCAGTTGTCATGTTCTCAGAGTTGTAGAAAATAATTACCGAAGGCTGAATGGTATTTCAGACTCCAGTATTGTTCCCCTCAGTGTAGGTTATTTGGGAGACGCCGGTTTAGCTGGCCAGGGGTAGAGAAGGCAAAGTGCAGTTTTACAGCACAGAAATAAGAGTAGGTTTTATCCTGCATCTCACCCCCACCCATAGGCTACAATTGACTCCATCAGAAACTACAGAAAAAGCTTGTGGCGCTAACCAGCCACTCTGTCACATTTTCTCATGAGACTGCAGGCTTGGTTTGATGGGCAACTTATGGCCATATTGTGTAGTGCCACCCTCTGAGTTTCAGATCAATTGACCCTTTacataggtgtgtgtgtatacacacacCACCTATGCCCCCTAAGGACACCAAACTAAATGTGCTGCTTCGCCCCCTGCATTGTCATTGTTAAAAGACTAACACTAGGCGCAAATTTGCAGATGCATGATCAACCATTGATGCCCATAATTAAATATCATCTTAATACTTGTTATAAGTTAAGTTGTCTATTCTTAAAATTGAAGCTTTGAGCATTCCCAATGAACTATCAAGCCCTCACCCTTCTGCTGTGAAGTCCTGACTATATTATTAAAATGTCTACTTAAAGAGGCAAAATCTAATTTGTAAATCCACCTCATGCATACAACGATCCAAGGATATTTCAAGTGGAGCAAAatgaaatatatataaatatatattttttgttagtCTATACATTGTAGATTTTTAAATAAATGACTATTAGTTTGAAGTTTAGAGTGTATCGTAGTTGAGCAGAATGAAGAGATATTAAATGTATTTTCAAAATGAACTCCAATTGGACAGTCAAAGTTAAACATAAACACAGGCTCAGAAATATAAACAAAGACAGAGATGGTCAGTTGTAGGCTTAATTATCATTATGTATTTAGTGGCTGTCAGTCTTTGGTGCATCCCTTTTTGATGAGATTGCTACATTTAATAAGGGTATAAAGATATTGTtcctgtgtaaaaaaaaaaatactaaaaaaaaaacatttgtaagGAAGTGTGTTTGTCTGTTACCCAGATGAATTATTTCTTTTCAAATGGGAATGTGTGGATGGAGTTTATGCCACTGACTGTCCTATTGAAGTGTTCTTACTGAATGGTCGTGTCGCTTCACAAGTAAACATCTACGGAGACAGGCTCTGTCTCGAACAGTAATTATGCAACTGGTTTTGAATGTACCATTCAAATGTGGATTGCCTTCATTTTCAAGTATGTATCCAGGTTTTGTCAGTCGTTTCAATGTTATTATTTTATCTTCATTTCAAACGTTCCGTTCTACTCTCGGCACTCATCCATGTGGTCATCAATGTGCAGCTACAGTGTCCTGACATGTTATTTTGGAGGCAGGAGTTTGTGTTTGTGTAAGATACAGGATGGTCTAAAAATATAACAGTGTTAATTCCTGTGATAAGTGATTTATCATGGCCTCAGACATTGTATAGCAGCACCATCATTAACCACAGGGGCAGAAATGTGCATTGTTACCTGTTGGTCATTGTATTGAGAAGGATTTAAGTTTACTTTGTAGAAAAAGAGGGGAAAAGAAA encodes:
- the LOC121533528 gene encoding transcription factor E2-alpha isoform X11 yields the protein MNEQQQQRMTAVGTQDKELNDLLDFSAMFAPPVANGKNRPTTLASSQFGGSALDERSGSGSWGPGEQNSPPFNQGRGYGDGSHYNEHEGLSSPFLSSGIGGKNERIPYSSFGGQPGFLPSDIAMPSPDAMSPSGLKSASQFYPGSYPNNPRRRPPDGQLDTQPKKIRKPPGLPSSVYASTSGDEYARDNGGYPGTKPGSVYPGSFYMQEGLHPSSDPWASSGPLGQSGYSAMLENSPHIGQPGSFSAINPQDRMNYPLHGSEVNGSLPPGFHSGSYNHTPSINGADGIMANRGATAGSSGDEIGKALASIYPSDHNSNNFSSTPSTPVSSPQGIAGAASQWPRPSGQSALSPNYDGQLHALQNKMEDRLEEAIHVLRSHAVQGPPGLGGGAHSDMHSLLSAVSSAHNGGLGGLSQAFSNAGLALSNRHPAMGGNHHEEPTGLPPSSTLLHGHHASGPPQSSGQPEGFTSLPGSVARSTHSSSGSDIKREDKEDDENSSIADKSEDEKKETKRIRARKEALTLQIFSGLSGLSDPGDDPEDEDDEDLPPEVKVEREKERRVANNARERLRVRDINEAFKELGRMCQLHLSNDKPQTKLLILHQAVNVILNLEQQVRERNLNPKAACLKRREEEKVSGVVGDSPMQLSGGHPGMGGDGHNPVSHM
- the LOC121533528 gene encoding transcription factor E2-alpha isoform X4 gives rise to the protein MNEQQQQRMTAVGTQDKELNDLLDFSAMFAPPVANGKNRPTTLASSQFGGSALDERSGSGSWGPGEQNSPPFNQGRGYGDGSHYNEHEGLSSPFLSSGIGGKNERIPYSSFGGQPGFLPSDIAMPSPDAMSPSGLKSASQFYPGSYPNNPRRRPPDGQLDTQPKKIRKPPGLPSSVYASTSGDEYARDNGGYPGTKPGSVYPGSFYMQGNYLQEGLHPSSDPWASSGPLGQSGYSAMLENSPHIGQPGSFSAINPQDRMVRTAPQYNYPLHGSEVNGSLPPGFHSGSYNHTPSINGADGIMANRGATAGSSGDEIGKALASIYPSDHNSNNFSSTPSTPVSSPQGIAGAASQWPRPSGQSALSPNYDGQLHALQNKMEDRLEEAIHVLRSHAVQGPPGLGGGAHSDMHSLLSAVSSAHNGGLGGLSQAFSNAGLALSNRHPAMGGNHHEEPTGLPPSSTLLHGHHASGPPQSSGQPEGFTSLPGSVARSTHSSSGSDIKREDKEDDENSSIADKSEDEKKETKRIRARKEALTLQIFSGLSGLSDPGDDPEDEDDEDLPPEVKVEREKERRVANNARERLRVRDINEAFKELGRMCQLHLSNDKPQTKLLILHQAVNVILNLEQQVRGNTALLWPYFFVIVLRVDLCITLSPVCILSSVATKDRTEYFIQLFFRPEKYVLCIFLKD
- the LOC121533528 gene encoding transcription factor E2-alpha isoform X3 — encoded protein: MNEQQQQRMTAVGTQDKELNDLLDFSAMFAPPVANGKNRPTTLASSQFGGSALDERSGSGSWGPGEQNSPPFNQGRGYGDGSHYNEHEGLSSPFLSSGIGGKNERIPYSSFGGQPGFLPSDIAMPSPDAMSPSGLKSASQFYPGSYPNNPRRRPPDGQLDTQPKKIRKPPGLPSSVYASTSGDEYARDNGGYPGTKPGSVYPGSFYMQGNYLQEGLHPSSDPWASSGPLGQSGYSAMLENSPHIGQPGSFSAINPQDRMKRQPLPLSPQNYPLHGSEVNGSLPPGFHSGSYNHTPSINGADGIMANRGATAGSSGDEIGKALASIYPSDHNSNNFSSTPSTPVSSPQGIAGAASQWPRPSGQSALSPNYDGQLHALQNKMEDRLEEAIHVLRSHAVQGPPGLGGGAHSDMHSLLSAVSSAHNGGLGGLSQAFSNAGLALSNRHPAMGGNHHEEPTGLPPSSTLLHGHHASGPPQSSGQPEGFTSLPGSVARSTHSSSGSDIKREDKEDDENSSIADKSEDEKKETKRIRARKEALTLQIFSGLSGLSDPGDDPEDEDDEDLPPEVKVEREKERRVANNARERLRVRDINEAFKELGRMCQLHLSNDKPQTKLLILHQAVNVILNLEQQVRGNTALLWPYFFVIVLRVDLCITLSPVCILSSVATKDRTEYFIQLFFRPEKYVLCIFLKD
- the LOC121533528 gene encoding transcription factor E2-alpha isoform X6 — its product is MNEQQQQRMTAVGTQDKELNDLLDFSAMFAPPVANGKNRPTTLASSQFGGSALDERSGSGSWGPGEQNSPPFNQGRGYGDGSHYNEHEGLSSPFLSSGIGGKNERIPYSSFGGQPGFLPSDIAMPSPDAMSPSGLKSASQFYPGSYPNNPRRRPPDGQLDTQPKKIRKPPGLPSSVYASTSGDEYARDNGGYPGTKPGSVYPGSFYMQEGLHPSSDPWASSGPLGQSGYSAMLENSPHIGQPGSFSAINPQDRMKRQPLPLSPQNYPLHGSEVNGSLPPGFHSGSYNHTPSINGADGIMANRGATAGSSGDEIGKALASIYPSDHNSNNFSSTPSTPVSSPQGIAGAASQWPRPSGQSALSPNYDGQLHALQNKMEDRLEEAIHVLRSHAVQGPPGLGGGAHSDMHSLLSAVSSAHNGGLGGLSQAFSNAGLALSNRHPAMGGNHHEEPTGLPPSSTLLHGHHASGPPQSSGQPEGFTSLPGSVARSTHSSSGSDIKREDKEDDENSSIADKSEDEKKETKRIRARKEALTLQIFSGLSGLSDPGDDPEDEDDEDLPPEVKVEREKERRVANNARERLRVRDINEAFKELGRMCQLHLSNDKPQTKLLILHQAVNVILNLEQQVRGNTALLWPYFFVIVLRVDLCITLSPVCILSSVATKDRTEYFIQLFFRPEKYVLCIFLKD
- the LOC121533528 gene encoding transcription factor E2-alpha isoform X8, which produces MNEQQQQRMTAVGTQDKELNDLLDFSAMFAPPVANGKNRPTTLASSQFGGSALDERSGSGSWGPGEQNSPPFNQGRGYGDGSHYNEHEGLSSPFLSSGIGGKNERIPYSSFGGQPGFLPSDIAMPSPDAMSPSGLKSASQFYPGSYPNNPRRRPPDGQLDTQPKKIRKPPGLPSSVYASTSGDEYARDNGGYPGTKPGSVYPGSFYMQEGLHPSSDPWASSGPLGQSGYSAMLENSPHIGQPGSFSAINPQDRMNYPLHGSEVNGSLPPGFHSGSYNHTPSINGADGIMANRGATAGSSGDEIGKALASIYPSDHNSNNFSSTPSTPVSSPQGIAGAASQWPRPSGQSALSPNYDGQLHALQNKMEDRLEEAIHVLRSHAVQGPPGLGGGAHSDMHSLLSAVSSAHNGGLGGLSQAFSNAGLALSNRHPAMGGNHHEEPTGLPPSSTLLHGHHASGPPQSSGQPEGFTSLPGSVARSTHSSSGSDIKREDKEDDENSSIADKSEDEKKETKRIRARKEALTLQIFSGLSGLSDPGDDPEDEDDEDLPPEVKVEREKERRVANNARERLRVRDINEAFKELGRMCQLHLSNDKPQTKLLILHQAVNVILNLEQQVRGNTALLWPYFFVIVLRVDLCITLSPVCILSSVATKDRTEYFIQLFFRPEKYVLCIFLKD
- the LOC121533528 gene encoding transcription factor E2-alpha isoform X10 produces the protein MNEQQQQRMTAVGTQDKELNDLLDFSAMFAPPVANGKNRPTTLASSQFGGSALDERSGSGSWGPGEQNSPPFNQGRGYGDGSHYNEHEGLSSPFLSSGIGGKNERIPYSSFGGQPGFLPSDIAMPSPDAMSPSGLKSASQFYPGSYPNNPRRRPPDGQLDTQPKKIRKPPGLPSSVYASTSGDEYARDNGGYPGTKPGSVYPGSFYMQEGLHPSSDPWASSGPLGQSGYSAMLENSPHIGQPGSFSAINPQDRMKRQPLPLSPQNYPLHGSEVNGSLPPGFHSGSYNHTPSINGADGIMANRGATAGSSGDEIGKALASIYPSDHNSNNFSSTPSTPVSSPQGIAGAASQWPRPSGQSALSPNYDGQLHALQNKMEDRLEEAIHVLRSHAVQGPPGLGGGAHSDMHSLLSAVSSAHNGGLGGLSQAFSNAGLALSNRHPAMGGNHHEEPTGLPPSSTLLHGHHASGPPQSSGQPEGFTSLPGSVARSTHSSSGSDIKREDKEDDENSSIADKSEDEKKETKRIRARKEALTLQIFSGLSGLSDPGDDPEDEDDEDLPPEVKVEREKERRVANNARERLRVRDINEAFKELGRMCQLHLSNDKPQTKLLILHQAVNVILNLEQQVRERNLNPKAACLKRREEEKVSGVVGDSPMQLSGGHPGMGGDGHNPVSHM
- the LOC121533528 gene encoding transcription factor E2-alpha isoform X2 — its product is MNEQQQQRMTAVGTQDKELNDLLDFSAMFAPPVANGKNRPTTLASSQFGGSALDERSGSGSWGPGEQNSPPFNQGRGYGDGSHYNEHEGLSSPFLSSGIGGKNERIPYSSFGGQPGFLPSDIAMPSPDAMSPSGLKSASQFYPGSYPNNPRRRPPDGQLDTQPKKIRKPPGLPSSVYASTSGDEYARDNGGYPGTKPGSVYPGSFYMQEGLHPSSDPWASSGPLGQSGYSAMLENSPHIGQPGSFSAINPQDRMVRTAPQYKRQPLPLSPQNYPLHGSEVNGSLPPGFHSGSYNHTPSINGADGIMANRGATAGSSGDEIGKALASIYPSDHNSNNFSSTPSTPVSSPQGIAGAASQWPRPSGQSALSPNYDGQLHALQNKMEDRLEEAIHVLRSHAVQGPPGLGGGAHSDMHSLLSAVSSAHNGGLGGLSQAFSNAGLALSNRHPAMGGNHHEEPTGLPPSSTLLHGHHASGPPQSSGQPEGFTSLPGSVARSTHSSSGSDIKREDKEDDENSSIADKSEDEKKETKRIRARKEALTLQIFSGLSGLSDPGDDPEDEDDEDLPPEVKVEREKERRVANNARERLRVRDINEAFKELGRMCQLHLSNDKPQTKLLILHQAVNVILNLEQQVRGNTALLWPYFFVIVLRVDLCITLSPVCILSSVATKDRTEYFIQLFFRPEKYVLCIFLKD
- the LOC121533528 gene encoding transcription factor E2-alpha isoform X9 encodes the protein MFAPPVANGKNRPTTLASSQFGGSALDERSGSGSWGPGEQNSPPFNQGRGYGDGSHYNEHEGLSSPFLSSGIGGKNERIPYSSFGGQPGFLPSDIAMPSPDAMSPSGLKSASQFYPGSYPNNPRRRPPDGQLDTQPKKIRKPPGLPSSVYASTSGDEYARDNGGYPGTKPGSVYPGSFYMQGNYLQEGLHPSSDPWASSGPLGQSGYSAMLENSPHIGQPGSFSAINPQDRMVRTAPQYKRQPLPLSPQNYPLHGSEVNGSLPPGFHSGSYNHTPSINGADGIMANRGATAGSSGDEIGKALASIYPSDHNSNNFSSTPSTPVSSPQGIAGAASQWPRPSGQSALSPNYDGQLHALQNKMEDRLEEAIHVLRSHAVQGPPGLGGGAHSDMHSLLSAVSSAHNGGLGGLSQAFSNAGLALSNRHPAMGGNHHEEPTGLPPSSTLLHGHHASGPPQSSGQPEGFTSLPGSVARSTHSSSGSDIKREDKEDDENSSIADKSEDEKKETKRIRARKEALTLQIFSGLSGLSDPGDDPEDEDDEDLPPEVKVEREKERRVANNARERLRVRDINEAFKELGRMCQLHLSNDKPQTKLLILHQAVNVILNLEQQVRGNTALLWPYFFVIVLRVDLCITLSPVCILSSVATKDRTEYFIQLFFRPEKYVLCIFLKD
- the LOC121533528 gene encoding transcription factor E2-alpha isoform X1, with translation MNEQQQQRMTAVGTQDKELNDLLDFSAMFAPPVANGKNRPTTLASSQFGGSALDERSGSGSWGPGEQNSPPFNQGRGYGDGSHYNEHEGLSSPFLSSGIGGKNERIPYSSFGGQPGFLPSDIAMPSPDAMSPSGLKSASQFYPGSYPNNPRRRPPDGQLDTQPKKIRKPPGLPSSVYASTSGDEYARDNGGYPGTKPGSVYPGSFYMQGNYLQEGLHPSSDPWASSGPLGQSGYSAMLENSPHIGQPGSFSAINPQDRMVRTAPQYKRQPLPLSPQNYPLHGSEVNGSLPPGFHSGSYNHTPSINGADGIMANRGATAGSSGDEIGKALASIYPSDHNSNNFSSTPSTPVSSPQGIAGAASQWPRPSGQSALSPNYDGQLHALQNKMEDRLEEAIHVLRSHAVQGPPGLGGGAHSDMHSLLSAVSSAHNGGLGGLSQAFSNAGLALSNRHPAMGGNHHEEPTGLPPSSTLLHGHHASGPPQSSGQPEGFTSLPGSVARSTHSSSGSDIKREDKEDDENSSIADKSEDEKKETKRIRARKEALTLQIFSGLSGLSDPGDDPEDEDDEDLPPEVKVEREKERRVANNARERLRVRDINEAFKELGRMCQLHLSNDKPQTKLLILHQAVNVILNLEQQVRGNTALLWPYFFVIVLRVDLCITLSPVCILSSVATKDRTEYFIQLFFRPEKYVLCIFLKD